A region of Carassius gibelio isolate Cgi1373 ecotype wild population from Czech Republic chromosome B11, carGib1.2-hapl.c, whole genome shotgun sequence DNA encodes the following proteins:
- the LOC127967911 gene encoding uncharacterized protein LOC127967911, protein MGRTCCVVGCSVRSHDRQGTKLDNALSFFSFPVWRKNQGSYVSDVTKRRRLSWISAVRRKDINFSSIPRSLKVCSRHFYSGKPSYEMDESNPDWAPTLHLGHSEVRATESDRYSRRLQRQQMTVPVAGDDGESQMQRETTAEPVGSAHEKEGGDQAEAEVAADAAGGDQAEVGAVEDECGEWADVEAAEDEDEEGGNQAEVDMPVKRQRRECQFCERNSAEVNRLLQENRELRCELNKRKMDEDFLKGDTNKVRYYTGIPCFAILLSLFTTVKAFLPVTKKLSSFQMLLLTLIRLRLDLPLQHLAHLFHVSRNTLSTAFTDTIDVLNARLNPLVCWPERHCLQATMPHQFLEAFGKRVAIIVDCFEIRTERPSNLKARAQAFSHYKGTHTMKYLIGITPQGAISFISKGWGGRASDKHITENCGLLNKLLPGDLVLADRGFDIKDSVGMMCAEVKVPAFTKGRCQLDAKDVENTRAIAHLRIHVERVIGSLRNKYTMLHKRIPISLLLPCEGEEMTLLDKIVNVCCILLNMCPSVVAKPDENERCAC, encoded by the exons ATGGGGCGAACATGCTGTGTAGTCGGTTGCAGTGTCCGTTCACACGACCGACAAGGTACAAAATTAGACAACGCATTGTCTTTCTTTAGCTTTCCTGTCTGGAGGAAGAATCAAGGAAGCTATGTGTCGGATGTTACAAAAAGACGCCGGCTGTCGTGGATTTCAGCCGTAAGACGAAAAGACATCAACTTTTCAAGCATCCCAAGATCGTTAAAAGTGTGTTCCAGACATTTTTATTCAG GGAAACCATCTTATGAAATGGATGAGTCAAATCCTGACTGGGCTCCAACACTGCACCTGGGACACTCTGAAGTGCGTGCTACCGAGTCAGACCGGTATTCTCGTCGATTACAACGACAACAAATGACCGTGCCAGTAGCAGGAGACGACGGTGAATCCCAAATGCAGAGAGAAACCACTGCAGAACCGGTGGGATCAGCACATGAAAAGGAAGGTGGTGACCAGGCAGAGGCAGAAGTGGCAGCAGATGCTGCAGGTGGTGACCAGGCAGAGGTGGGAGCTGTAGAAGATGAGTGTGGAGAATGGGCAGATGTGGAAGCCgcagaggatgaggatgaggaaggTGGAAACCAGGCAGAAGTTGACATGCCAGTTAAGAGACAAAGAAGAGAATGTCAGTTCTGTGAGCGCAACAGTGCAGAAGTTAACCGTCTGTTGCAGGAGAACAGGGAGCTTAGGTGTGAGCTGAACAAGAGAAAGATGGATGAGGACTTCTTAAAGGGTGACACAAATAAGGTCAGGTACTACACAGGAATTCCATGCTTTGCAATTTTATTGTCTTTGTTCACCACTGTTAAGGCTTTCCTGCCAGTTACCAAAAAGTTGTCATCCTTTCAAATGCTTTTGTTGACACTCATACGTCTGAGGCTTGATCTTCCTTTACAGCACCTTGCCCATCTCTTCCATGTGTCACGTAATACTCTTTCTACTGCCTTTACTGACACCATAGATGTTTTAAATGCACGGCTTAATCCATTGGTGTGCTGGCCAGAGAGGCATTGCTTACAAGCTACAATGCCGCATCAATTTTTggaagcttttgggaaacgtgTTGCTATTATAGTCGACTGCTTTGAAATACGCACAGAAAGGCCATCAAATCTAAAGGCACGGGCACAGGCCTTTTCTCATTACAAAGGTACACACACCATGAAATACCTCATTGGTATTACACCACAAGGTGCCATATCATTTATTTCCAAGGGATGGGGTGGGCGTGCCTCTGACAAGCACATAACTGAGAACTGTGGCCTTCTCAACAAACTGTTACCTGGTGACTTAGTGCTAGCTGATCGGGGCTTTGATATCAAGGATAGTGTGGGGATGATGTGTGCAGAGGTCAAAGTTCCTGCGTTCACTAAAGGAAGATGTCAACTTGACGCTAAGGATGTGGAAAATACACGTGCAATAGCACACCTGAGGATTCACGTTGAAAGGGTGATTGGCAGTTTGCGCAACAAGTACACAATGTTACATAAGAGAATACCAATTAGTTTGTTACTGCCATGTGAGGGGGAGGAGATGACACTTCTTGACAAGATAGTGAATGTTTGCTGTATACTTCTTAACATGTGTCCCAGTGTGGTTGCGAAACCAGATGAAAATGAAAGATGTGCATGTTAA
- the LOC127967912 gene encoding uncharacterized protein LOC127967912 encodes MLKTSLKQGGLYRDKLLPDAKKRYIEKINFIGNVDPYEVPTDQWIRDPDALPPITFPDIFTYFVCGVSAYTAEQFRNYKSLEAHVQFTNGWVHDLESFKPVSGENTVVRTKVMHSQRLNEPPLKPWVIISNSGKVECAHCTCMAGVAETCTHVGALLFKVEATFRIRGKKTVTDVPAYWVLPSNLSKITAEVGYKIDYTSSARQKKMLDQRITAPSTAPGIRSRAKKRKIPQAKLDELSRLLDTLLQHSKAVGLSGMNKYYTMYTDTVQPSAVPECLATSLCDKIIDSNSLSALHLNCEKYRDAANVTDEQASSIEMCTRQQHQSSAWYASRTGRITASNMHAVFATSIEKPALTVIKKVCNPQHTVSTVQTRWGIEHEMDAQKTYLHTRAPHHTNLKVEKCGFIINPRFPEVGASPDGLTMCDCCGKGCLEVKCPFKYRSSTIQQALETKDKNFCLELSYEKLQLKKTHSYYTQMQTQIFVTGSNHCDLAVWTLKDFVVVRVFPDQEFWDLRLQKAQKFFEKVCLPELIAKYYSKNTPKVL; translated from the exons ATgcttaaaactagtttaaaacAAGGTGGATTGTACAGAGACAAACTCCTACCGGACGCCAAGAAGCGCTATATTGAAAAAATCAACTTTATTGGAAATGTCGATCCTTATGAAGTCCCTACAGACCAGTGGATCCGCGACCCTGACGCCTTACCTCCCATCACGTTTCCTGATATTTTTACGTATTTTGTTTGTGGTGTCAGTGCTTATACTGCTGAGCAATTTCGTAACTATAAGTCTCTGGAAGCCCACGTTCAGTTTACTAATGGTTGGGTACATGACCTGGAGAGTTTTAAGCCTGTCAGCGGTGAAAACACTGTCGTCCGAACGAAG GTCATGCACTCTCAGCGACTGAATGAACCACCTTTAAAGCCATGGGTGATCATCAGCAACAGTGGGAAGGTGGAGTGTGCACACTGCACGTGTATGGCAGGAGTAGCGGAGACATGTACCCATGTAGGGGCTCTGTTATTTAAAGTTGAGGCTACTTTTCGGATTCGTGGGAAAAAAACTGTCACAGATGTACCGGCATACTGGGTTTTGCCCAGCAATTTGAGCAAGATTACAGCTGAAGTGGGATACAAAATTGACTACACCTCATCTGCTAggcaaaaaaaaatgcttgaccAGCGCATAACTGCACCCTCCACTGCGCCAGGCATAAGGAGTcgtgccaaaaaaagaaaaattccccAAGCTAAACTTGATGAATTGTCACGCCTGCTTGACACACTGCTGCAGCATAGCAAGGCTGTTGGTTTGTCAGGGATGAATAAGTATTACACAATGTACACAGACACCGTACAGCCCTCTGCAGTGCCCGAATGCCTTGCCACATCTCTGTGTGATAAAATAATAGATTCAAATTCCCTTTCAGCTCTTCATCTAAATTGTGAGAAATACAGAGATGCTGCAAATGTGACTGATGAGCAGGCATCATCTATTGAGATGTGCACAAGACAACAGCATCAATCTTCTGCTTGGTATGCAAGTCGGACTGGAAGAATTACTGCCTCAAACATGCATGCAGTCTTTGCCACCAGTATAGAAAAGCCAGCCCTGACTGTTATTAAAAAGGTGTGCAACCCACAACACACAGTGTCAACTGTACAAACCAGATGGGGTATAGAGCATGAGATGGATGCTCAAAAGACCTACCTTCACACCAGAGCCCCACATCACACTAACCTAAAAGTCGAAAAGTGTGGTTTTATAATTAACCCCAGGTTTCCTGAAGTTGGAGCCTCTCCTGATGGACTTACAATGTGCGATTGCTGTGGGAAAGGCTGCCTTGAAGTTAAGTGTCCCTTCAAATATAGATCAAGCACCATCCAACAGGCCTTAGAAACAAAGGACAAAAACTTCTGTCTTGAGTTGTCCTATGAAAAGCTTCAGCTTAAGAAAACACACAGTTATTACACACAGATGCAGACGCAAATCTTTGTCACTGGATCCAACCACTGTGACcttgctgtttggactctgaagGACTTTGTAGTCGTACGGGTCTTTCCGGACCAGGAATTCTGGGATCTACGTCTACAGAAAGCACAAAAATTCTTTGAGAAAGTTTGCCTTCCAGAGCTTATAGCAAAATATTACTCAAAGAATACACCAAAGGTACTATAA